The following nucleotide sequence is from Nitrospira sp..
CTTTGCCGTTGGCCTGGAACCGGGTATGATGGGCGCGCACAAGCTCATCCCAACCCACGGAGGTGTCATGCAGATTACGTCCACGCCCCTGCCGGGCCTGGTCCAAATCGAACCGGATGTGTTTCGAGATCCTCGCGGACGATTTGTGGAACTTTACAGACAACCACGGTATGAGGCTGCAGGGATTGATCGACCATTCGTCCAGGATAATTTTTCCTGGTCTGTTCGCGGGACTCTGAGGGGCCTGCACTATCAACTCGGCCGTCCGCAGGGAAAGTTGGTGACTGTCATTAAGGGCACGGTTTTCGACGTCGCGGTGGACATCAGGCAAGGGTCGCCGACGTTCGGGCAATGGTACGGAGTCGAACTTTCCGATACCAACATGCGGCAGTTGTATGTGCCG
It contains:
- the rfbC gene encoding dTDP-4-dehydrorhamnose 3,5-epimerase; this encodes MQITSTPLPGLVQIEPDVFRDPRGRFVELYRQPRYEAAGIDRPFVQDNFSWSVRGTLRGLHYQLGRPQGKLVTVIKGTVFDVAVDIRQGSPTFGQWYGVELSDTNMRQLYVPPGFAHGFCVLSDEAGFLYKCTDLYSPQDERGIVWNDPALSIAWPVTAPLLSAKDQAYKSLTDMTTELPRYIRP